DNA from Nematostella vectensis chromosome 5, jaNemVect1.1, whole genome shotgun sequence:
TGCTATATATGCTGCTCATCATCCATGTCTTCATACAGTCTCACATCATGACTTTTGGGTATTAAAAGTTCACCTGAATCAGAAAAAATCAATcgttatttttcaaatttctaattttcttaaaacatgaGAACAAACATAGAGGAAAACAAATGATTAGATTAGTATCCTTACCAAACAGAAACAAACAGATCAATATTGGCTTTATATGAGAAAGAAAGAGACATTTTGACGTTTTTGTGTATTTAACATAAAATTTGGGACAAGAACAGCATAGACaggagataaagaaaaagggaaagaCTTTGCAAGGATGAATGCgaattgctttttgtttttcctcaCACAGTTGCCAATAAATAGCAAATGAATTCTCAATTCACAACTGTGTATACATGAGTCATCAAGGTCGTTCTAACATGAGCTAGATAGATAAGTCTTTATTTgtagatgtatttttcttatttgagGAAAAGTTTCTTTTACGATTATAACAGAAGTGGGAAGCCGTTTTAGTGAGCGCCAAAATAGCCTCCAATCAGCGTTCAAAAAATTGAtctcagccaattaaaaacacAGTGGAAGCAAGATGATTGAATAGTGACACCGGGGAAATCAGAGAAGTTGTAAAAAGACGAAAAtcgttttgtttgatattattttatatttgcaaACAACGTATTTTAGCTATCATAAATaaagcttttctttttttttttttttgctctgtaacATCATAATGAGAATAGTAGCCTCGACAATTCCCTGATAAATGCTGCTGGTTTTGTAGCCTTTTCCTTCAACTAAAAATTTTCAACCACCGCGCCAGGTGAAGAAGTCGAGCCGATATTCCGAGCTTGTAAGAACAAAGCAGTTCCTACAAAGCAGTAGACAGATGTATCCTTCAAACTCTTACTTTCATACGGCCATTTGACTGGATAATTAGTTGCATTTTCTCTATGAAACACTTTTTTTGGTCGATTCTTCCCTGCCAGCTTGTGTTCCGTTGATGTCGAAAGTCAGAATCGGCTTAGTCCCCCCGGCTTTTCCAAGCCCCCCCTAGTTCCTGTCGGAGCCAGTCTGTCATTGGTTTAGAGTGATCAATCAATTAGCTGGCCTGATCGCAGGAGCTGGTCACGTGAGTTGTACAGCCAGCTGACAGCGTAtgacatgacgtcattgaccacaaattttgagtcgcctagtttatgaccaatttctatacctatggagctccgcgcgcggcctgcggccacGATGGCTCCGCTATTATGAATATCTAAGAAAAGGTTCGCTCGTTGTGCCTTTTTGcaaacccctaaaaaataccatgtctaatagcctattttttcttaGAGCCCCCCTGAAAAACAACTGAGGCCCGaaaatacgacgagcatccctgTCAGGTCGACATGGGAAGAGCCCACCCCCAGGAAAGGCGTCCATGTTGAAATCTGTTGAAACAGGGTTGCGTTTTTTACTCTAGCTCCAATGAGCACCGGTGAGCAAgcattttttacttttttgtgtgtgtaccCAGGTTAAATCGGTGAACCCGTGCTCGGTACTGGAGATGTCGTAGAAAACGTTATATATGCATTGaataaatattatatagatttaggcattgcctaaaagcggagctccaaacgaccaaatctttgcttattttcgcttaatttaagaaattatatttctgtttttgacgacgtcaacgatttcacagatcactCGACCAacaacccccttcccccaacatatacatgacacataacaagtttagtcatacgatgtttcggcgTCTGGGTAGATTTAATTTATTGACGTCATCGAcgacgtcacgtgaccatctcattgcaccccacttgaaacatacatcacacctaacgagttttgttgtcatacgatgtttctttaacgaagtatgtatttttttattttgatgatgtCAGCATATtcttgcttctagtgacgtcattgatgacctAACAATCActcatattggtgcacccctcccccccatggcaccttcatgacacataccaagattgGTTGTTATATGATGTTTTGTTCATGAGATATGGCCATCGGAATAGTTTTACGTGACCATATTTTTTAACCcccttgacacaaacatgacacctgccaagtttggttgtcatgcGATGCTTttcagacggacggacggacggacggacggacggacggataTATTgcgtcacgaaaactcgagttgatgggttaccaatgtttgttaccatattaccatatttgttttatacaccactttttcttaggtatggggcgCCGCGTGGGAGCTATAAATTGAGCCAGGGGGAGCAAATAATATAGCCTTGGCCGAACAGGGGTAAGCAGAGAGGATTATGGAATATGGATTCGACCGAAAAGGCTAAGAACGTGTGTGTGCAAGGAATATGGAAATGACCGAAAACTGAGAACGAGGTTGAGCAAATAGTAACAATGGTTGAACAAGGGATATGGAAAATGACAGAAAACTGAGAACGGGGATGAACAAAGAGGATCAAGGAATTTGAACTCCACCGAAAAACTAAGAACGGGTgtgagcaaggaatatggACTTGGCCGAACAACGGAGAACAGGGGTAATCAAAGGTGAACAAGGGATAGTACAGACTTGGCCGAACAACGGAGAACGGGGGTAATCAAAGGCGAGCAAGGGATAGTACAGACTTGGCCGAACAACGGAGAACAGGGGTGAGCAACGGGGAGCAAGGGTGAGCAAGGAGTATGGAATTGACCAAAAACTGAGAACGGGGATGAGCAAAGGGGGAGCAAGGAGTATGGAATTGTAACAGGTAAacagtgttaaaaaaaatcgaggACATGGCCGAGAACCGAACGTCGTCCAGACCAGgtaaaattagaaaaaaatagaccatacttccagacatgcgctgaaacaccgtatggcagcataaagctttacggctaagctgaagatttcggccccagcaccgctatctagcgaactgtacaacacaaaggaacctgaggtacctgcgcattaatggggaggcaataaccaggatcccaggcctgtcttagtcggttacgccacgcacagctcgctgagatatataCTAGAAAATACCGGGGTCTTTTTCACACTTGCGTCTCCTGGAAATaggtgtgttgctatagtaatgTAGTCATGTCGTCATCAAGTGCATCACTCTACGACATAGGTCTACATTGCTGCCTTTAGCCTTTGTATTACTTTGTCCACGCACGTGCATATGACATTTTCTCTGCCCAGAACAAGCAAGCTAAATTGAAATTCACGCAATCTAAGATGTTTTGtagaaaaaatgaaattattaAACCTATCGTAAGCTACTCCCCTCGAATTTCAAAGGATTATTTCCTTGGCGCAGGCATCGGGTGTGGGGGTAGGGGAAATGAAATGCACCCAAAATCTATTAAAGAAGACATTTCCCCAAGTGATAGCGGAAATAGGATcgtaaatattttttgggtTCCCTGTTTTGATCCCATGACATCATAGGCCCGATCGGTGTGGGTCACATGACTATGCTTCCGCCTCACGCATGCGCAGCAGTGATCTCTACACGTCCGAAGGCTAGTGTCGCTTTATAATCTCGTCTCCCTTGAAAACACTCAGTTTTTCCAACAGAAAAAATTCTAATCGTCTCACTTTATTCCTGTCAATATGGCTGAAGGTGGATACGGAGATCCAGAAAATCCTTTTGCGGTAAGTGAGATTTTTTAAGTCAAAAAATCTTGATCATGAATCGATGCACAGGCAACCGAGAAATTCTTAGTTGCTTTCACTTGTAATTTTAACGATTTTCTTCGTTGAATTAACCGAGTGATTTGTGTTTCCGTGGTCTAGGATCCTTCTGTGACTGACATGACGAGCGGCGCTTCTCGCGGCCTTGGAGATTTCAATCCTTTCGCGGAGCAAGACACTTCTTCTGGCCTCACGACCAAGGTTTGTCTTTTCCACTGAAAAAATAATCCGTTCACAGCTAAATCATTTACTTTGATTGTGTTATTTTTGAGAGGTATTTTCACCTAATGTATTTAACATGCTTTCCTCCGTTTCGAGTGTCGATGAAGCTGTCATATtgtatacagtaaatgtatgaataTGATGGTCTGTCTGTCACAATGTTCTGTATAGTTGTGTTTCTATATTTAGCGCTTTCGCCAGCAACCCATTATACTCTAGAATGCTGATATCTTTGTATTGTTTATCTGTTGAGGTTATCGCACATTTTGATGAGTTATTGATGCTTTCTGTCTTAAACTAAATCCTAATTATAGTGTCTGATTATAAAACTTTTAACTATGATGTCATGTTATTATTAGAAGTCATTTACATTTCAAACACtcttgttaatttttttgtacAACTTTTTCAAATAAGGCACCATGTGTCAAATAAGCCTAAACAAAAAGAAGTCCAGGTTTAGAAAGTTGTAGAGATCTTGATCATGTGCCTGAAAACATTTGCAATACTTTCATTAACCAGGATTAAGCCAGTAACAATTTACCCATAAACCACTGGTGGCTAAACCCTAGATACCTGAAACAAGTGTAAACAGACTGCTCTACCCAGTAAAACTGCATGTGACTTTCTACGCAGAGAAGCCATAAGCTTTTCACATAAAATAGCCAGTACCATGAGAGAAGCCATAAGCTTTTCACATAAAATAGCCAGTACCATGAGAGAAGCCATAAGCTTTTCACATAAAATAGCTAGTACCATgatgtggaaaaaaaaataaaaattcagtTGGCTAGATGGTGACATTTGAAGGCTGCTGGTTATTGAAAACCCTGATactgtaaatgatctaataaatggCCCCTGTCTAAACAACGCCTCTTATCGAATGACCCCCCCTACAAGTTTGTATTgaacacccctctctaataaacacccccctctactaaacacccccccctccctcctagTTTACAAGCAAACAACATAGGAATTCtggtaatataaatcaaatctATTGAACGTGCCCCCTGGGACCAtagaaatttttaaaaatgccCCTGGCGATTAGAACATTTATAGTACTGCGGTTACACACAAAAGCCAAtctccactcccccctccctccccctggtAAAAACAATACTATTGCTACTTGCTACTGAAGTGCTGaaaatgtatttatatataatgTCCGAAGTTATTAGATATCAAAGTCGTATTTCTCATCAGATGTTTTCAATTGTTTTCCTCCCATGGAGCTTTTAAGCTTCTTGAACGAAAGCATTGTATCAAGTATCTTGGAGTAATGATCGATGAAAATGTTACATGGAAAAATCACATTTCATTTGTCTGTTCTCATACATAGGAGGAACATAGGAGTGCTATCAAAGTTAAGACATTATATCTTTCTCCATcaactaaaacaattatactATAACTTAATATATCCTTATATCTCTTATGGTATTCTAGCATATCTTATGGTATTCTACATTTTTTGTTAGAATGTATGGTAAGGAAACAGTGTCAGCCAAACCTCTGCTGAATTTGTTAGATTTCTAGTGATAATATTTATCAGCTTTATGTTTTCAAATTTATGCACTCTTGGCATAAGGACTACTAAATATGCTTCAGATGTACATAGTCACAACACCAGATACGCAACCAAACAAAAACGTCATAAGATTGGAGGTAGAACCAAGATTAGTAAACAATGTATTTCTTACCTGGGTATCAATATTTGGAAAGATCTTCCAACATCTATTGCAAACTTGACTATTTATTCATTCCCAAAGTTCGCTAAATATTATCTGCTGTCTAATCAATGAAGTAATTAAGCTcagttctcttttttttaattattattattatctttttcttttcctcaTATTTTCCTGCCAATAAATACCTAAACTGGACAGGGGGCCAACTAAATAACctaccagtttttttttggctcCCCTGCTTGCACTTTACTCCtttgcacttttttttttaccttactATGTGTTCCTTTTCTTAGTTATGTGAAATGTGTActgtaaaaatacaaatatgagctaaataaagattattatcaTCCCTTTCATCTAAATCCACTCACCCACCTTATCCCAAGATAAGGATAAGTTAATGTTTATGCTATGTTTTATTCTACTTCTTCATAGCCCTCTCCAACGACAACAGCAGCCCCTCCTCCTCAGCTACCACCACAGCCCCAGGCTAAGACACAGCCAAGCCAACCAGCCGTGCTTCAGACACATCAAGATCCTCCGCCTTATGTGGTAAGCTTATGAAATCCAGTATTCTACCATTCAACATTTGATGGCAAAAGATGCTTTAAAAGCTTAGCACATTTATAAAACCTTATATTATAAAAAGGATGCTTAAATTGCCAGATTTCAGTGCTTAATCTCTAAGTTCTTGTATGTGGGTGTTTACTGTATATGACAAGTGATTGAAGCTTGATTCTATTTCTTGCAAAAATGTGCCAAATGTAAAATGTATCGTTTGTCATTTATTGTatacacccctcccccccctaggGAATATTTGGCACCACGCGCATGCGTGTTAGATATATAAGCAACATGTGAAAACGAGTTTTAGAGACAAAGCAAATGTACGGTCTGTGAAGTTGAGTAAAAACCCCTTGGAGAAATGAAATGTGTTTCTTCGGGTTGCTACACAAAGCCAAGGCATTATCTAACAGCTGTTACTGTAAAACAAACAGTACATACCTTCAATTCTTGCCATTTCTTCTATTATAGTGAACTTAGTAGCCACTATACATGAATCACTGTACACCCAGCATCTAATAAGtgccctccctcccccctaaaaaaaaaataaggtgcgaaaaataaaaaagtgtcCCTCACCCCTATGAATGTAATGTAGACATAGCAGTAGTAGTAGTTAATTATCATGGGATGGATTCTATTTTTTCAGATAGAAAATGAGCAAGAGAATCTAAGGAAGAGACAAGAGGCAAGTGGCTATACTTTGGCAAGCTCTGATCATTTTCTTCTATATTTGTTAAATGTATTACTTTACCTGGGCTCTGTTTTATATGTATTTAATATAACAGACGCAATAGCaacattttttctttccaTTTTGTGCAGGAATTACATTTACTATCTCccatttttattctatttccaTTTGAATTTAAAATGTGTGAGTTTAGACCTATCTTTTTCACAAGTCAGTGCTATGTTTAAGCAAGGCATCTGTTTAATCAGGTTGTTGACTTTATTTGGGGCCAAACACCAAGAATCTTTCAGAAAATGTGATTTTTCCATAATGAATGTTAATAAGTTTTTTATTATCAGGATTTGGAGCGAAAGGCAGCTGAATTGCAAAGAAAAGAGCAAGAACTACAGCGCATGCAGTATTCAGGTAACCAAAACAGCAGAAATTGAATTTTGAATGCTCAAAATATCAACTAAACAACAATACTACAAGAAATTTTAACCTATGATGATTTAAAATGAATACCGTATTTACCTGCATTTTGATGTTCTATGTGAAAATACAAATGTTCAGCTATGAGAATAACAGCTTTACAGTTGTGCTGAGATGCGCTGGTTATGCCTTAGGGGTTCAAAGTGATTATCACCTTCAAGTTCAGATGtagaaaagtaaataaaatgaatttatCTAGCATCTTTAATCTTAGGTTTCTTGTTTATCATTTCTATGCTATTTCTATTGGGGTGGGTATTATACGCAggttttctaatttttttttaaaaaaaaggcctTAACACagtgacccctcaaccggctttgggaagtacccacaacccaaaaaattcataaatgcaaactaaacacaacaagatgaagatactcaggcatcagtctaagggataaatggtcttgaagatatgcatccaaccaaggtgttggcaactgctcttaagccaaataaaagcacaggttctttgacaaatttcaaatcgaacaaggaaaaaaaagcagatcacccctctcaataaaacgttcaaaatacaacacaagggagagagatcagcaaacacagctcaagacacaaatagatacctttattctgatcctccaggttcatttccatggcctcaaaacacaatgtccactccttgaaggcttgtcaaaccacgaagatgcctttacggattgcaaagcattctgggagatccagggaaaaattcaccaaagtcagatggttttttataagtcttttcactctgaaaccaaacaaatcaattccaggtcatacagacccagaatagcagtgtaaacaattttggaatcaatttggtttcagaaaagacagcatttaggagagctgtggtgattcattagaaaattattttctcatccaggcaaagccaaacaagaaaaaaatcatcatgaatccacctttgcttgcaaatatccataagcaaagcactcaattatgccccaaaagacttcatgatgtcctaagacactgtcctaatatgctcatagctctatttttgatgaaaaatacaagcaaccatcaacttgtgctggcttcagcacaacgatgagggattaaaagtggggaccgcaaagcactgttggaaagtttggataccgctgactaggtgcagctgtgtttgactttgacgggctgtataaaactcagaatagggaggaggtatctgttttcagtctgttttttgtaaattcagctcaaaaatagccaggagtcaatgggttaacatTGGGGTGTGAATTAGACGTGGTGCACATTATACATCAGTAAATAGGGTGTGAGTAATAATGTTCTATgttatgttaaaaaaatatatttcaaaattgttctTAGGGTTGTCCCTAAGCACTGGCTGCCATTGAATTTCACTGGCTGGAAAACAGTTATTAAAGCTTCTGGTTCAATGTACTTCAATTATGAACTCTTTGTCTTGATCTTGAGCTATTGTTTGTAACAGCAGACTAATTCCTTTAATTAAGGACAACCATGTCTTATCTCTCCTGACATTATCTCAAGAtgccttctttctttttttttttttttatctcccAGGCTACAGAGAAAACAACTTCCCGCCCCTGCCTGAATGGTTTAAGTTAAAACCGTGTTTCTACCATGACATTCAGGTGGATATCCCCATTGAGTACCAGAAATTGTGCCGGTTCCTCTTCATTAGATGGCAAGGTGGGTGTAGTTTAAAGTGTTAATTTTTACTATTCACCAAAGCAAGTTGTCCTTTGACTCAGTAAAGGCTGTAAATGTTTGCTACAAATTTGCCtgtattaataaaatttttatttcattaatCATATTTTATCACAAGTTACATGTGGGCATTTGGAACTAACAGTGATGATTTCAAGTTTGGAAGTCAGTTGCACTCAGACTCAACTTTTGTTGTTATAGCCATTCTAAGTTGAACTCATTCTACTTAAATTTTTCTGAAAGCAGATTTTTCTTACCAAAACATTACATTTTGTGCGCTAGAACAATTTTTCCACAGTGGTGTTTCTCAGAGGAGTAAAGTTTGACATTACTTCTTGCAAAATGATAAATTGATGTTCACTGGCTGTATATCATTATATTTAAAGCCAGATAACCAGATggcatataaaaaaatatcagaatGTGATAAGGAATTCTATTTTTTCAAGCAATCCCTTTCTTATATTAAAGCCATGTTTAAATGTTTGGTTgaaaatttttaaatgtttggtTGAAAATTCATTATGATCAGAGCCTTGCATTGCATCAATGTGTGAAAAAGCCTTTTGGTTCTTTATGCGTGTATTTActaaataaaatgacatttcTCATGTCTTTCAGCTTACAGCTTTGTGATGTTTTACAATTTTATCGTTGCATTGGCATTGTTAATCACGGCTGCTACAGGCAACCACAATGAAGGGAAAACATTTGGTCTTTCTATCCTCTACCTGGTCTGGAATGTCCCAGCCAGTTTTCTATGCTGGTATAGGCCAGCCTACAAAGCACTAAAGTAAGAAAGCCTAAATCATTTTCATAGTTCacattatttcattttattgaaatgtaaCCATACTAGAGGCAAAAgtcactagttttttttttcttgcaaacAGAAAAATCTAGTTTCAAAATCATGAACAATACTCATGCAATGCCCTTTGCAtaaactttctttttttgaTTTCTTAACTGTACAGCTAAAACTTGACAACCTATTATTAAAACAATCCTTGCCACAATATAGCTAgcatttccctttttttttctttggaaaGTATGACAAAGAAATAGTTCCCCATTTTCATCAGTCAAAATCTTTGCCCATCCAAACTTTCACTGAATCCCTAAAAAATGTTTGCTACCCAGGCTAAAAAACATCTGATATTTCTTCAGCTTTGGATAACAATGGAGGAAAATCCCAAAGCAATTGTACCTCAACTTACATAAAtgttgaaaaacaaattttactGACTTTTACAATCAAATTTTTTCTGTTActaaaatgtttgtttttcttttcaggaATGACAGTTCATTTAGCTACATCATCTTCTTCCTGATTTTTTTCCTGCACATATCCATCAATATTTACTACACGCTGGGGATCCCTGGTGGGGGGTCATGGTACGTCCAGATGTCAATGCACGTTATTTGGTTACAGTATATCAATTTCAAAgctcagccttctcaaaaagattttcaggAGCAGGTTATTGTGAGTTTTGAGGTGGTTTGGTTGATGAAGACTAACAAAACcaaaataacatatttatcGTCTGGATGGAGACGGTCAAACATCCAGAGGAGGTGGCCGGTTCTGAGAAGGCTGAGTAGTACCCCACTAGTTTGAACTTGGATATCTCAAATTCCCAAACTGAGTTCGACTTTCCTTCATTTAGCCATTTTCATGAGATAATTTGAACCCAAACATAGATATTCAAAATCCTCACTAACTTtgacttttttatttatttccattttaaacattttactTTTACTTGAATCCTATTTCAGTTGTTTATAATTCTTTAGCTCTGGCGGTGaaataccctggttccagagcctcaaaCGTCTCTCTGTTTCGCAAGCTCCGCTCCTTGACCCAAATAGAGAGaggttcgaggctctggaaccaggatAGCGGTGAAGCCTCCCTTTCACTTACCAATATTGATTTTTTGCAGTGGGTTTATAACTGCCACAGATACGTGGCATGGCACCAAcaaggcagtatccatcatgATGTTTATTTGCGCTGCAATGCTGTTGGCCGGAGTGGGCATTGACTGTATTCTAATCGTCAAAGTAAGTTTATTGCGATTTGTACAGTGGccttgtttgaaaaaaaacattccttCAAAATTTTATGTGAAATGGATATTTACATATTCATATTTACAAGTGTAAGTAAAGGAAGAGTAACACCCATGGCAGAGGAATTGCGGAACGATTGCCCAAAGTACCGTCGCCCCATCACAGTTGAGCACGATCGCCCCACTCAGAGACCGTTTGCCCTACATTAgaaattttcgtcttttcaAGAAAGAAAGTCATGCAAAAGCGAATGTTTTCTTCTACAGTAGTTACTTTGATCAGGCAACGGCGAATTTCAATGTTTACTTTTCGATAACAGTAcgttatattttcatcatctGAAGCAAGAAAGTCAAATTGTGAAATATAAAGCAGTTGTTAACACCGACCTATCTTTATTGTCAGGTCCATCGGATATACCGCCAAGCTGGTGCCAGTCTTGAGAAGGCGCAAGGCGAGTTCGCCAAGGGCGTGGCCACCAACCCTCATGTCCAGACAGCAGCTGCCGCTGGGGTCCGCAATGCAATGTCCAACCAGAAATAAATCACCCATCTCCCACATGGAAAAGGATAGAGGGAACAGGCTACCCTCCGTTCAGAAACAGTGCATCAAGAAAGTGTCTTCTCCCTGTCCTTTTAAGGATATTGGACTCAGGGCGGAAGCTTCCCTAGCATGACTAAGTACATAAGAAGGCAAACCTCTTTTTAGAGTCTGTCCAGCAGTTATTTTGAACGGAGGACTCGTAGGTATATGGAATTTTGAAGACATGCCAAACAAACTGGCGTCTCAAAGACATTTAATTTGTGCATTCTCTGACACTTGACGTAAGTTTTGATTGTTAAACTTTTCCTGTAATGCTGTAACCAAGGAAATACTGGGCCTAGTACACTAGAAATAGCAAACCAAGCATTTGTTAAATTTGTATGTTTATTCTCAGGATTCGTGCTTTGATACACTTTGTGAAAACATTTGCATTTAATGACTGTGTTATTGAATGATACGTTTGTTCCTAACTACCAGTGTCCTTATTAATGACGCTCACTACCGTGGCCGAATACTAATGGTCttcttattttgggaaatttTCGCCAAAACGTTCAATCAGACATTTTGTTGATTGGACATTTTCAATCAATACCTTTATCGTACCCTTATTGGCTAACATTCTAAAGACTTTTTTaaggtggtcacggtagcttGCGTAAGATAGTAACGTGAGGAAATATGTTGGCTATAACCCCTTAAAATTATTGCTAGACCATTTCATCTAAAGCGCATTCAGTATCTATTGGACGCATATTTCATAATATTCCGCGCATTTGTTTCACTTTTTCCACATCTATATTGGCTCTGGAAAGTATTAATTATTAACGTCTTGAAAAGAGAATTGTCTATTTTGCGATTGAgattaatataattttttgtcaactttgttaaaaggattttttttaaatacggCTATGTATGGTCTTATGGGGTTTCGTTGCGAAAAGTAATATACTTCTGCGTGCAAAATTTCTTGAATGAGCTTATGCCAGTATATACCTGTCCATGTTAAAGAacataaatttattttgtaagGGATGGAAAAGGTTGTTAATACATTATAGTAATTGACTTTGGATTAGGAAATAAATTTATAATCGACGTATGGAATGTTGGTATTGGTTTTTTAAAGGGCACTGTTTCCAGTTGCGAAAGTTTTGGATTTTCCGTAGGCCACGCTTATGTTCGAGAATTTGTGACTGTGCTAGCTTTCGTCTCCCAAAATTAAACAATGTGAATGGGTGGTGATGACACTACCCCTTGTACTAGTGGTACTTCCCAAGACTCCCGAAATCATGCGTTACTAAAAACCTCAAATAAAAAGGTGGtcccaggcccgtagccaggggatCTGAAGAAGTACCCCTCGTGACTGGAAGGTCCAAAACGGAGAACAACTGCCAGTTATTAAGTTGTTACCTCTCGGAGAAAATGACCCCCCGCTTAAAACCAATTGATATTACCTACCCTTCCCCAAGCCTCCATACCTCGAAAATTATGTTCCACCTCCACCTAATCATACTTCTACCTAACTACGAATAGGAAGTGCATTAATACAATGAATGGGAACGTTACTACGCTAGGCAGATACTCGGACCCAGCGTTTCTTCGGCCAGGAAAACCTTGGAGAGTGGCCTAAAAGATCGTTGGGTCCTTGAGCATGTGCAGTTACTGCGGTCTCATAGTCTTGCGCATGCGCTAACGGAAGAGAAACCTCTTTAGCATACGCAAGAAGATGGGAGCTCTATGCAGGAGCTCTTCCCTAGCATTGCTCCCCCATGGGGGGAGTGAGGGTATGAATTTGTTCCAAAAGGACGGTTTTATTAGACGTG
Protein-coding regions in this window:
- the LOC5502944 gene encoding secretory carrier-associated membrane protein 2, with translation MAEGGYGDPENPFADPSVTDMTSGASRGLGDFNPFAEQDTSSGLTTKPSPTTTAAPPPQLPPQPQAKTQPSQPAVLQTHQDPPPYVIENEQENLRKRQEDLERKAAELQRKEQELQRMQYSGYRENNFPPLPEWFKLKPCFYHDIQVDIPIEYQKLCRFLFIRWQAYSFVMFYNFIVALALLITAATGNHNEGKTFGLSILYLVWNVPASFLCWYRPAYKALKNDSSFSYIIFFLIFFLHISINIYYTLGIPGGGSCGFITATDTWHGTNKAVSIMMFICAAMLLAGVGIDCILIVKVHRIYRQAGASLEKAQGEFAKGVATNPHVQTAAAAGVRNAMSNQK